The DNA region TCCGAATTGGGTGACCGGTATTTGAAAGCGATCGATGAGAATTCAGATATTGTAGGCAGAAATGTGACGGAGAATTTGTTTGATCGTCATATAAAGCCGTTGTTTCTTTAGACCTCAGAGGGTGATAAATATCTTAATCACCCTCCTTTGGCAGTCGAGATAGTAAATTAATCAATTCAGAAAACAAAACGTCTCATCTACCATTGTTAGCCTTGATTAACACCAAGTCTTGTTGTATTTTTGATATAGTTAAATAATATCAACGGAGTATAGTATGGTGCAGATTATGCCCGGCTTAATTGTCGGATTGAGAGAAGGTCTTGAAGCCTTCCTGATTATCAGTTTAATGCTGGAGTATTTGAAGAAAATTAACAAAAGAGAACTGATGACTTCAGTATTAAAATGACTGTTTACGGGTCTTGTTGTTTCCATCCTTCTGGGAGCCGTTTTGTGGTTAATCTCCAGCTTTATTGACAACGGAAGCGGTGCGGTGGCAAAACTCTGGGAATCCGGGGCTTCTCTGGTTGCCGTTGTGTTTATTTCCTACTTCATTTTCTGGATGATCAAACACGGCAGCAGTATGGCCGGTGAAGTCAGGAAATCAGTAGATGATCATTTATCCGGTAGAGGCCTATTCTTACTTTCAACAGTCGCCGTCGCCAGGGAAGGAGCCGAGATTGCTCTTTTTGCTTTCACATCTGATAATAAACCAGTGTATCTCGGGGGAACCCTGACTGGCGTCATTCTTGCGGCTCTTCTGGCATGGCTGAT from Oceanispirochaeta sp. includes:
- a CDS encoding FTR1 family protein, with amino-acid sequence MFTGLVVSILLGAVLWLISSFIDNGSGAVAKLWESGASLVAVVFISYFIFWMIKHGSSMAGEVRKSVDDHLSGRGLFLLSTVAVAREGAEIALFAFTSDNKPVYLGGTLTGVILAALLAWLIYKSLVKLNIGLIFKITLIYLILQAAYLTGYSIHELLSAFKELGLLNSDNFLFNKVYDFKDTILDHKTGTLGILLNVSIGWYSRPEYIQFIIQILYLSGFMSFWKKYQIR